In one Drosophila pseudoobscura strain MV-25-SWS-2005 chromosome X, UCI_Dpse_MV25, whole genome shotgun sequence genomic region, the following are encoded:
- the LOC26533807 gene encoding uncharacterized protein: protein MKMYTLRAMYIASPAIIVTVTMKTWNLFTIFLLAIPVCNPFAGSPIYNTVCVLTGGRLKCYVDNTWGFNHKTKECYEIRRGKEPCGFFDGKKGCEDFCHRPPGTQKKG from the exons atgaaaatgtataCATTGAGAGCTATGTATATTGCTTCGCCTGCAATTATTGTTACAGTCACAATGAAGACCTGGAACCTTTTTACTATATTCCTTCTTGCCATTCCCGTTTGTAATCCTTTCGCCGGAAGTCCCATTTATAATA CTGTCTGCGTACTCACTGGCGGCCGGCTCAAATGCTATGTTGACAACACTTGGGGCTTCAATCATAAGACTAAAGAATGTTATGAAATCCGCAGGGGCAAAGAACCGTGCGGGTTCTTTGATGGAAAAAAGGGCTGTGAGGATTTTTGCCACAGACCTCCGGGAACACAGAAGAAAGGTTGA